In a genomic window of Jeotgalibacillus aurantiacus:
- a CDS encoding gamma carbonic anhydrase — MIIPYKTHHPKLHESVYISDSAMVSGDVTIGAHSSVWPGSVIRGDVSPTIIGEKVNIQDLSVLHQSPDHPLIIEDDVTVGHQVTLHSCIIRKKALIGMASVILDGAEIGEGAFIGAGSLVPPGKKIPAGMMAFGRPAKVIREVTDEDRLDMERISREYAEKAQLYKKAEVDYMNKHHSN, encoded by the coding sequence ATGATCATCCCCTACAAAACTCACCACCCAAAGCTACACGAAAGCGTCTACATATCAGACTCTGCAATGGTTTCCGGAGATGTGACAATCGGGGCACATTCAAGCGTCTGGCCGGGCAGTGTGATCCGGGGAGATGTTTCTCCAACCATCATTGGAGAAAAGGTCAATATACAGGATTTGTCTGTGCTTCATCAAAGTCCGGATCATCCACTGATCATTGAAGATGACGTAACAGTTGGTCACCAGGTTACACTACATAGCTGTATCATCAGAAAAAAAGCATTAATCGGGATGGCATCTGTCATTCTTGATGGAGCGGAGATTGGAGAAGGCGCCTTTATAGGTGCAGGCAGCCTCGTACCGCCAGGCAAAAAAATTCCTGCCGGCATGATGGCTTTCGGCAGACCCGCAAAAGTGATCCGGGAAGTGACCGATGAAGACCGGCTTGATATGGAGCGGATCAGCAGAGAATATGCTGAAAAAGCTCAGCTATATAAAAAAGCTGAAGTTGATTATATGAACAAGCACCATTCAAATTAA
- a CDS encoding alpha/beta fold hydrolase yields MWKWETEHAAHGVIVIIHGEFEHHVRYGWLIEMWRSKGYHVVMGDLPGQGMVKRTERGHIDSFKEYEAAVNEWIEAAYLFDLPVFLLGHGLGGLIAVRMLQKVNKEIAGLILSNPSFAYKYTPSKTTQLLSGSLNKLSPEHRFSFGFPITDATRNEEIIELDIEDPIYISRVSVRWYREVLQAMKNVTMDGKVFPDIPVLLMQSGDNRLVDSAPARKWLLQLPLTEMQVKEWPQCYHELFNEPEREEVFHYAESFARNRLRSIGYDV; encoded by the coding sequence ATGTGGAAATGGGAAACGGAACATGCAGCTCATGGCGTGATCGTGATCATTCATGGAGAATTTGAACATCACGTACGTTACGGCTGGCTGATAGAAATGTGGAGGTCGAAAGGTTATCATGTCGTTATGGGAGATCTGCCCGGACAGGGAATGGTGAAGCGCACAGAAAGAGGTCACATTGATTCATTTAAAGAATATGAAGCGGCAGTGAATGAATGGATTGAAGCGGCTTACCTGTTTGATTTACCTGTTTTTTTACTCGGCCATGGTCTGGGTGGTTTAATCGCGGTCCGGATGCTACAGAAGGTGAACAAGGAAATAGCAGGTCTGATTCTCTCTAATCCAAGCTTCGCCTATAAATACACTCCATCTAAAACAACCCAGCTTTTATCAGGAAGCTTAAATAAATTGTCTCCGGAACATCGTTTTTCTTTTGGATTTCCAATTACAGATGCTACGCGAAATGAAGAAATAATTGAACTGGATATTGAGGATCCGATCTACATCTCCAGAGTGTCCGTCAGGTGGTATCGGGAGGTTCTTCAGGCAATGAAGAATGTTACAATGGATGGTAAGGTGTTTCCGGATATTCCGGTGTTGTTGATGCAGAGCGGTGACAACAGACTGGTGGATAGTGCACCGGCAAGAAAGTGGCTTCTTCAGCTGCCATTGACAGAGATGCAGGTAAAGGAATGGCCACAGTGCTATCACGAACTATTTAACGAACCGGAAAGAGAAGAAGTATTTCATTATGCGGAGTCGTTCGCACGTAACAGACTCCGGTCGATTGGCTATGATGTATAA
- a CDS encoding tetraprenyl-beta-curcumene synthase family protein yields MAIPNEPLFLMNQVYRKVFPIVHRELAYWKEKAVLIDNEELRKQALDSLHDKTFHCEGGGIMGLLALHGKRDAMEFIVAYQTISDYLDNLCDRSTSLDPEDFACLHRAMEDALTVGAVPGNYYECREDQEPGYLTSLVLRCQEVLSRIPNYPLIKDELLHLSRLYCDLQIHKHVRENEREQRLQQWFNDHRKDFPGMEWYEFSACTGSTLGIFCLVAYSLRPDFKKEHAKMIQEGYFPYIQGLHILLDYFIDQEEDRAEGDLNFCFYYPDHDALFNRLQHFVKQADLHTGKLPHSRFHKLINRGLLGVYLSDEKVHKQSDVKKLAWKMIRSSGPVSFFFYLNGRAYRNVTRIFSARTFDKKTIS; encoded by the coding sequence ATGGCAATACCGAATGAACCGCTTTTTTTAATGAATCAGGTATATCGAAAAGTATTTCCGATTGTTCACAGGGAATTGGCTTACTGGAAAGAGAAAGCTGTTCTTATTGACAACGAAGAGCTTAGAAAACAGGCGCTCGACAGCCTTCATGATAAAACCTTTCACTGTGAAGGTGGAGGGATCATGGGGCTTTTGGCGCTGCATGGAAAACGTGATGCCATGGAGTTTATTGTGGCGTATCAGACGATTAGTGATTACCTTGATAATCTTTGTGATCGCAGTACCTCACTCGATCCTGAAGATTTTGCCTGTCTTCATCGTGCCATGGAGGATGCATTAACGGTCGGTGCGGTGCCTGGTAATTACTATGAATGCAGAGAGGATCAGGAGCCCGGTTACTTAACATCACTCGTCCTGCGCTGTCAGGAGGTATTGTCAAGGATACCTAATTATCCACTTATCAAAGATGAACTTCTCCATCTATCCCGCCTGTATTGTGATCTGCAAATACATAAGCACGTCCGGGAAAATGAACGGGAACAAAGGCTTCAGCAGTGGTTCAACGATCACCGTAAAGACTTTCCAGGAATGGAATGGTATGAGTTTTCAGCATGTACCGGATCCACGCTCGGTATTTTCTGTCTCGTAGCTTATTCACTGAGACCAGATTTTAAAAAAGAACATGCCAAAATGATTCAGGAAGGCTATTTTCCGTATATTCAAGGGCTGCATATCCTGCTCGATTATTTTATTGATCAGGAAGAGGACCGTGCAGAAGGGGATTTGAACTTCTGTTTTTATTATCCGGATCACGATGCTCTTTTTAACAGACTTCAGCATTTTGTAAAACAAGCGGATCTGCACACCGGTAAACTTCCTCACAGCCGTTTTCATAAGCTGATCAACCGTGGACTTCTCGGTGTATATCTTTCAGATGAAAAAGTCCATAAACAGAGCGATGTAAAAAAACTTGCCTGGAAAATGATCCGTTCAAGCGGACCCGTCAGTTTTTTCTTCTATTTAAACGGTCGCGCTTACCGCAACGTCACCAGGATTTTTTCTGCCAGAACCTTTGATAAAAAGACAATTTCATGA
- a CDS encoding LLM class flavin-dependent oxidoreductase has protein sequence MTLKLSILDQSSIAEGSTAEEGLKQTVELAKIADELGFTRFWVSEHHDAPTLAGSSPEVLIAHLASKTERIKVGSGGVMLPHYSSYKVAENFKVLEGLTPGRIDLGIGRAPGGMPRASYALGDGKPRDINRYPEQIDELLQYLHDDVPADHPYGNIKATPVTQTVPDVWVLGSSPSSALTAAEKGLPYTFALFINGEGGPLYTKRYKERFAPSDYYKEPQNTVAVFAICGETMEDAERIASSLDLSMVMLEQGMPSKGTPSPEKAMSYEYTPYEMMRVQENRKRMIIGDIDHIEKELYRLSEEYGTDEIMLTTITYDFEDKVNSFKRIAERMLK, from the coding sequence ATGACATTAAAATTAAGTATATTAGACCAATCGTCCATTGCTGAGGGAAGCACAGCAGAAGAAGGGCTTAAACAGACAGTAGAATTGGCGAAAATCGCAGATGAACTTGGATTCACCCGCTTCTGGGTGTCGGAGCATCACGATGCCCCGACCCTTGCAGGATCTTCACCCGAGGTACTGATTGCGCATCTCGCTTCCAAAACAGAGCGGATCAAAGTAGGCTCTGGCGGCGTTATGCTGCCACATTACAGCTCCTATAAAGTAGCAGAGAATTTCAAAGTGCTTGAAGGGTTAACTCCCGGAAGAATTGATCTCGGAATCGGGCGGGCACCGGGTGGAATGCCGCGTGCTTCTTACGCACTTGGTGACGGTAAACCACGCGATATCAACCGTTATCCCGAGCAGATTGATGAACTTCTTCAATATCTGCATGACGACGTGCCGGCTGATCATCCATACGGAAACATCAAAGCAACGCCTGTCACACAGACCGTTCCGGATGTATGGGTGCTCGGATCAAGTCCTTCATCGGCCCTGACCGCAGCTGAAAAAGGTCTGCCATACACGTTTGCCCTATTTATCAATGGAGAAGGCGGCCCTCTCTACACTAAACGCTATAAAGAGAGATTTGCGCCATCAGATTATTATAAAGAGCCACAAAACACTGTAGCGGTTTTTGCGATCTGCGGAGAAACAATGGAGGATGCTGAGCGGATCGCTTCAAGTCTTGACCTTTCCATGGTTATGCTGGAACAGGGCATGCCGTCAAAAGGTACCCCAAGTCCCGAAAAGGCGATGAGCTATGAGTATACGCCTTATGAAATGATGAGGGTGCAGGAAAATCGCAAGCGTATGATTATCGGTGATATTGACCATATCGAAAAAGAATTGTACCGCCTGTCGGAAGAGTATGGTACAGATGAGATCATGCTGACGACGATTACGTATGATTTTGAGGATAAAGTAAATTCGTTTAAACGAATAGCGGAGCGCATGCTTAAATAA
- a CDS encoding tRNA (mnm(5)s(2)U34)-methyltransferase, with protein sequence MKLDRILPYTRQLLERAVSPGEVVIDATVGNGNDTLFLARLVGEHGRVYGFDIQKEAIDETMTKLEEHELKNRVLLFNQGHETIEDTLPPVHHGKVAGVVFNLGYLPGGDETIVTRPRTTISAVEQCLRVMKPGGMMVLVVYHGHPEGAVERDYLLRFAEQIDGMEAHVLRYQFINNQTPSPFIIAIEKR encoded by the coding sequence ATGAAACTGGATCGTATTCTGCCGTATACAAGACAACTGCTGGAGAGAGCGGTCTCTCCCGGTGAGGTCGTCATTGACGCAACGGTTGGAAACGGCAACGACACACTGTTTTTAGCAAGATTAGTCGGGGAACACGGCCGGGTTTACGGCTTTGATATTCAAAAAGAAGCGATTGACGAGACCATGACAAAACTCGAGGAACACGAGCTGAAAAACCGCGTTCTTCTTTTCAACCAGGGACATGAAACGATAGAAGATACCCTGCCTCCTGTTCATCACGGAAAAGTAGCAGGGGTTGTCTTTAACCTCGGTTATCTTCCTGGCGGAGATGAAACGATCGTGACACGTCCGCGCACGACGATTTCTGCTGTGGAGCAGTGCCTGCGTGTAATGAAGCCTGGCGGGATGATGGTGCTTGTTGTGTATCACGGTCATCCAGAGGGTGCAGTGGAGCGTGATTACCTGCTGCGTTTTGCCGAACAGATTGATGGCATGGAGGCGCATGTGCTGCGTTATCAGTTCATTAATAACCAGACGCCTTCGCCTTTTATTATCGCGATTGAGAAAAGATAA
- a CDS encoding TIGR01212 family radical SAM protein (This family includes YhcC from E. coli K-12, an uncharacterized radical SAM protein.), which translates to MTINNPFQYAADNKRYHTWNYHLRNHFGHKVFKVALDGGFDCPNRDGTVAHGGCTFCSAAGSGDFAGNRVDPLEKQFNDVKTRMHRKWKEGKYMAYFQAFTNTHAPVEVLREKYETVLGFEDVVGLSIATRPDCLPDDVVDYLAELNERTYLWVELGLQTVHESTADLINRAHDFECYKEGVKKLRDRGIRVCSHIINGLPGEDRDMMMETAKAVANLDVQGIKIHLLHLLKGTPMVKQYEKGHLEFLTQEEYVQLVCDQLEILPPEMIIHRITGDGPIDLMVGPMWSVNKWEVLTDIDRELIKRESCQGSRYHSEVQL; encoded by the coding sequence TTGACAATCAACAATCCATTCCAGTACGCAGCGGATAATAAACGCTACCATACATGGAATTATCACTTACGTAACCATTTTGGACATAAAGTATTTAAAGTCGCACTCGATGGCGGCTTCGACTGCCCGAACCGTGACGGCACTGTTGCACACGGGGGCTGTACATTCTGCAGCGCCGCAGGGTCCGGGGATTTCGCGGGAAACCGTGTGGATCCGCTTGAAAAGCAGTTCAATGACGTCAAAACCCGGATGCATCGTAAATGGAAGGAAGGTAAATACATGGCCTACTTCCAGGCATTTACGAATACGCATGCGCCTGTTGAGGTTCTGCGTGAAAAATATGAAACAGTGCTCGGCTTTGAAGATGTGGTCGGACTGTCGATCGCTACACGCCCGGACTGCCTGCCTGATGATGTCGTTGATTATCTGGCTGAGCTGAACGAGCGCACCTATCTATGGGTAGAGCTCGGGTTACAGACAGTTCACGAATCAACCGCTGACCTGATCAACAGAGCCCATGATTTCGAATGCTACAAAGAGGGAGTAAAGAAGCTGCGCGACCGCGGCATCCGTGTATGCTCACACATCATTAACGGCCTGCCGGGTGAAGACCGGGACATGATGATGGAAACAGCAAAAGCTGTGGCCAACCTTGATGTACAGGGAATCAAAATCCATCTGCTTCACCTGCTAAAAGGAACACCGATGGTTAAACAGTATGAAAAAGGCCATCTTGAGTTTTTAACACAGGAGGAGTATGTTCAACTCGTCTGCGATCAGCTCGAAATTCTTCCTCCGGAGATGATCATCCACCGTATTACCGGTGACGGACCGATCGATCTTATGGTTGGACCAATGTGGAGCGTGAACAAATGGGAAGTACTCACGGATATTGACCGTGAACTGATCAAACGGGAATCCTGTCAGGGCAGCCGTTATCATAGTGAGGTGCAATTGTAA
- a CDS encoding MDR family MFS transporter, with protein MPRSLWFLVIGMMINVTGASFLWPLNTIYISGELGKSLTTAGLVLMANAGASVLGNLLGGVLFDKIGGYRSIMSGIVITLAAVAGLTVWHGWPHYVFFMVIIGFGSGIVFPSMYAMAGSVWPEGGRRAFNAIYLATNVGVATGAALGGFVASFSFEYIFIANLIMYIVFFFIALLTYKNIELQPNIQTNVLQERGKIKSKAAFNALLILCGGYLLCWVGYVQWQSTIADYTQQINIPLEQYSLLWTVNGLLIVAGQPLIKPIVKRFEHNLKIQMTIGTVIFMFSFGITAYAGDFMGFLAAMIVLTIGEMLIWPAVPTIASRLAPKGREGFYQGIVNSTATGGRMIGPLLGGIMVDLYGMPALFMLLIVLLVFSIGLTLLYDRPLRAEEPVASVS; from the coding sequence GTGCCGCGATCTTTATGGTTTTTAGTCATTGGTATGATGATTAATGTGACCGGGGCTTCTTTTTTATGGCCGCTTAATACGATTTACATAAGCGGAGAGCTTGGGAAATCGCTCACAACGGCAGGTCTTGTCCTGATGGCAAATGCCGGTGCGAGTGTGCTTGGAAATCTTCTTGGCGGTGTACTTTTCGATAAAATCGGCGGTTACCGCTCGATCATGTCGGGAATCGTGATTACACTCGCAGCAGTAGCAGGTCTGACGGTGTGGCACGGATGGCCGCATTATGTCTTCTTTATGGTCATCATCGGCTTTGGATCCGGAATTGTGTTTCCATCCATGTATGCCATGGCCGGTTCTGTCTGGCCGGAAGGTGGAAGAAGAGCGTTTAATGCCATTTACCTTGCAACCAATGTCGGGGTGGCAACAGGCGCTGCGCTTGGTGGATTTGTTGCGTCATTTTCATTCGAATATATTTTTATCGCAAATTTGATCATGTATATTGTGTTCTTTTTCATTGCGCTTTTAACCTATAAAAACATAGAGCTTCAGCCGAATATCCAGACGAATGTTTTGCAGGAAAGAGGAAAGATTAAAAGTAAAGCTGCATTTAACGCGCTGCTCATTTTATGTGGAGGATATCTGCTGTGCTGGGTAGGCTACGTTCAATGGCAAAGCACCATCGCTGATTATACGCAGCAGATTAATATCCCGCTTGAACAGTACAGCCTGCTCTGGACGGTTAATGGACTGTTAATCGTTGCCGGGCAGCCGTTGATCAAACCGATTGTAAAACGCTTTGAGCATAATCTGAAAATCCAGATGACAATTGGCACCGTGATTTTTATGTTTTCATTCGGAATCACGGCCTATGCAGGAGACTTTATGGGCTTTTTAGCAGCGATGATCGTCTTAACGATCGGTGAGATGCTGATCTGGCCGGCGGTTCCGACGATTGCAAGCCGCCTTGCGCCGAAGGGAAGAGAAGGCTTTTATCAGGGGATCGTCAACAGTACGGCAACTGGAGGCCGCATGATCGGCCCGTTGCTCGGCGGAATCATGGTCGATCTGTACGGAATGCCGGCCCTGTTTATGTTGTTAATTGTGCTTCTCGTATTTTCGATTGGTTTGACGCTTTTATACGATCGTCCTTTAAGAGCGGAGGAGCCGGTTGCATCCGTTTCATAA
- the leuS gene encoding leucine--tRNA ligase, protein MSFDHQSIEKKWQQHWLNEKTFKTKEDLSQKKFYALDMFPYPSGAGLHVGHPEGYTATDILSRYKRMQGYNVLHPMGWDAFGLPAEQYALDTGNDPADFTKKNIDTFRRQIQELGFSYDWDREISTTDPEYYKWTQWIFLKLYEKGLAYVDEVAVNWCPALGTVLANEEIIDGKSERGGHPVERRPMKQWVLKITAYADRLIDDLDDLDWPESIKDMQRNWVGRSEGAEINFQIDGTNETFDVFTTRPDTLFGATYAVLAPEHPLVAKITTDDQKTAVDAYIDTIKSKSDLERTDLAKDKSGVFTGAYAINPVNDEKMPIWIADYVLMSYGSGAIMAVPAHDERDYEFAKKFELPIKEVVEGGDISTEAYTGEGKHVNSGFLDGLGKDEAISKAIEWLEEKQLGTKKITYRLRDWLFSRQRYWGEPIPIIHWEDGTTTGVPESELPLELPKTTNIKPSGTGESPLANIDEWVNVTHPETGMKGRRETNTMPQWAGSCWYYLRYIDPDNTDALADPEKIKHWLPVDIYIGGAEHAVLHLLYARFWHKVLYDIGVVPTKEPFQKLFNQGMILGENNEKMSKSKGNVVNPDEIIRSHGADTLRVYEMFMGPLEASVAWSENGLDGARRFLDRVWRLLVTENGELSAKVTNAPNADLEKVYHQTVKKVTEDIEGIRFNTAISQLMVFVNDAYKADTIPAEYVKGFVQMLSPFAPHLAEELWEKVGSGELSYAAWPTFDESKLVDNEVEIVVQINGKLKQKMMIARDASREDMEKIALEEEAIKAAVEGKTIRKVIAVPGKLVNIVAN, encoded by the coding sequence ATGAGCTTTGATCATCAGTCGATCGAAAAGAAATGGCAGCAACACTGGCTAAACGAAAAAACATTTAAAACAAAAGAAGATCTTTCCCAAAAGAAATTCTATGCACTGGATATGTTCCCTTATCCATCCGGAGCGGGTCTGCACGTTGGACACCCTGAAGGTTATACAGCAACAGATATCCTTTCCCGTTACAAGCGTATGCAGGGCTATAACGTTCTTCACCCAATGGGCTGGGATGCGTTTGGTCTTCCTGCTGAGCAGTATGCGCTCGACACAGGAAATGATCCGGCTGACTTTACAAAGAAAAATATCGATACATTCCGCCGTCAGATTCAGGAGCTTGGTTTCTCTTATGACTGGGATCGTGAAATCAGCACGACGGATCCTGAGTACTACAAATGGACACAGTGGATCTTCCTGAAGCTTTATGAAAAAGGACTTGCTTATGTGGATGAGGTAGCGGTGAACTGGTGCCCGGCACTTGGAACCGTCCTTGCAAATGAAGAAATCATTGACGGTAAAAGTGAACGTGGGGGACACCCGGTTGAGCGCCGTCCGATGAAGCAGTGGGTGCTGAAGATTACAGCTTACGCGGACCGCCTGATTGATGATCTGGATGATCTGGACTGGCCTGAAAGCATTAAGGACATGCAGCGCAACTGGGTTGGACGTTCTGAAGGAGCGGAAATCAACTTCCAGATTGACGGAACGAATGAAACGTTCGATGTGTTTACAACACGTCCGGATACCCTGTTTGGCGCAACGTATGCAGTCCTCGCACCGGAGCATCCGCTTGTAGCGAAAATCACAACAGATGACCAGAAGACTGCAGTTGATGCTTACATTGACACGATCAAATCTAAAAGTGACCTTGAAAGAACGGACCTTGCGAAGGATAAATCAGGGGTGTTCACAGGCGCATATGCAATTAATCCGGTTAATGACGAAAAAATGCCGATCTGGATTGCTGATTACGTTCTGATGAGCTACGGAAGCGGTGCGATTATGGCCGTGCCTGCGCATGATGAGCGTGATTACGAATTCGCGAAAAAATTCGAGCTGCCAATTAAAGAGGTTGTAGAAGGCGGAGACATTTCAACAGAAGCCTATACAGGTGAAGGTAAACACGTGAACTCCGGCTTCCTTGATGGACTTGGCAAAGATGAAGCGATCTCAAAAGCGATTGAATGGCTTGAAGAAAAGCAGCTTGGTACGAAGAAAATCACGTATCGTCTGCGTGACTGGCTGTTCAGCCGTCAGCGTTATTGGGGAGAGCCGATTCCAATCATTCATTGGGAAGACGGTACAACAACAGGCGTACCGGAGTCAGAGCTGCCGCTTGAGCTTCCAAAGACAACAAATATCAAACCTTCAGGCACAGGCGAATCGCCACTTGCGAATATTGATGAGTGGGTAAACGTGACTCATCCTGAAACAGGCATGAAGGGACGCCGCGAAACGAATACAATGCCACAATGGGCGGGCAGCTGCTGGTATTACCTGCGCTATATTGATCCTGATAATACAGATGCACTGGCGGATCCGGAAAAGATCAAGCACTGGCTTCCGGTAGATATTTATATCGGTGGAGCCGAGCATGCCGTTCTTCACCTGCTTTATGCACGTTTCTGGCACAAGGTGCTTTATGATATTGGGGTTGTCCCAACAAAAGAGCCGTTCCAGAAGCTGTTTAACCAGGGGATGATTCTTGGTGAAAACAATGAAAAGATGAGTAAATCAAAAGGCAATGTCGTCAATCCGGACGAAATTATCCGTTCGCACGGTGCCGATACACTGCGCGTCTATGAAATGTTCATGGGTCCACTTGAAGCATCCGTTGCCTGGTCTGAAAACGGTCTTGATGGAGCACGCCGATTCCTTGACCGCGTATGGCGCCTGCTGGTTACTGAAAACGGAGAGCTCTCCGCTAAAGTAACCAACGCACCTAACGCTGATCTTGAAAAAGTGTACCACCAGACAGTGAAAAAGGTGACAGAGGATATCGAAGGCATCCGCTTTAACACAGCGATCTCTCAGCTGATGGTATTTGTCAATGATGCATATAAAGCGGATACGATCCCTGCTGAGTATGTAAAAGGGTTCGTACAGATGTTGTCGCCATTTGCGCCTCACCTTGCTGAAGAGCTTTGGGAAAAGGTTGGATCAGGTGAGCTGAGCTACGCTGCATGGCCAACATTTGACGAATCAAAGCTTGTGGATAACGAGGTTGAGATTGTCGTACAAATTAATGGTAAGCTGAAGCAGAAGATGATGATCGCCCGCGACGCATCACGTGAAGACATGGAAAAGATTGCGCTTGAAGAAGAAGCGATCAAAGCAGCTGTTGAAGGCAAAACGATTCGCAAAGTCATTGCCGTGCCAGGCAAGCTTGTGAATATTGTGGCGAATTGA
- a CDS encoding rhodanese-like domain-containing protein — protein MSELKTLTAKEVQEKLEAGESLHLIDVREDDEVAEGMIPQATHIPMGDISMHLDELDTETEYVLICRSGRRSENVGWFLHDHGYKVVNMTGGMLEYQGETKPKA, from the coding sequence ATGTCAGAATTGAAAACATTAACAGCAAAAGAAGTTCAGGAAAAGCTTGAAGCGGGAGAGTCCCTTCACCTGATTGATGTGCGTGAGGATGATGAGGTTGCGGAAGGAATGATTCCTCAGGCAACACATATTCCGATGGGAGATATCTCGATGCATCTGGATGAGCTGGATACTGAAACAGAATATGTTCTCATTTGCCGCTCAGGCAGACGCAGTGAAAATGTAGGCTGGTTCCTGCATGACCACGGCTACAAAGTCGTCAATATGACAGGCGGCATGCTTGAATATCAGGGCGAAACGAAGCCGAAAGCGTAA
- a CDS encoding nuclease-related domain-containing protein → MERKKPLDLLTLERLIARLDRNHPNLSYLEEELRRLQAGYKGECYLDSLTDPFMTSNFSTIKNLTVPSYFETIQYDQIHITPSFILIIECKNIIGKLTFQPEASSLKREINGVENYFRDPLWQLHRQVEGMKKILTELGLNIPVLGYIVFTSTNSSLHTTTHQQMKLEKVIKSEQLTSQIRKLEKDYQTKYLNCEQIQALTSSLKNLSVQLSWKDPLIKYNILVDELSLGMQCPKCGKFKLKKERFKWKCENCLGLLQKIEKEQFIDYFLLLNRKAKLKDLCAFYLVDNSRNLKYALLSSGIEIFGNTKSAEYVSWLHASD, encoded by the coding sequence TTGGAAAGAAAAAAACCTCTTGATCTGCTTACCCTAGAAAGGTTGATAGCAAGGTTAGACAGAAATCACCCGAATCTCTCTTATCTCGAAGAAGAATTAAGACGACTCCAAGCAGGCTATAAAGGTGAGTGCTACCTGGACTCTTTGACAGACCCATTTATGACTTCGAATTTCTCCACCATTAAAAACCTCACAGTACCCTCTTATTTTGAAACTATTCAGTACGATCAAATTCATATTACTCCCTCATTTATTCTTATCATTGAATGTAAAAACATCATTGGAAAACTGACATTTCAACCAGAGGCTAGCTCTTTGAAAAGAGAGATTAATGGTGTTGAGAATTATTTCAGGGATCCGCTCTGGCAACTCCATAGGCAAGTGGAGGGAATGAAAAAAATCCTCACTGAGCTGGGATTAAATATTCCTGTACTTGGCTACATCGTATTTACCTCTACAAATAGCAGTTTACACACTACTACTCACCAGCAAATGAAACTCGAAAAAGTGATTAAAAGTGAGCAATTGACTTCTCAAATCAGGAAGCTTGAAAAAGATTATCAAACGAAATACCTCAATTGTGAGCAAATCCAAGCGCTCACTTCTTCCTTAAAGAATCTCTCAGTTCAATTATCATGGAAAGACCCTTTAATAAAATATAATATTTTGGTTGATGAATTAAGTTTGGGAATGCAATGTCCTAAATGCGGGAAGTTTAAATTGAAAAAAGAAAGATTTAAGTGGAAATGTGAAAACTGTCTTGGTTTGCTGCAAAAAATTGAAAAAGAACAGTTCATTGATTATTTTCTATTGTTAAATAGAAAGGCAAAATTAAAGGATTTGTGTGCATTTTATCTTGTGGATAATTCTAGAAATTTGAAGTACGCTTTACTATCGTCAGGTATTGAAATTTTTGGGAACACGAAGTCGGCTGAGTATGTTAGTTGGCTTCATGCATCAGATTGA